Proteins from a single region of Balaenoptera acutorostrata chromosome 16, mBalAcu1.1, whole genome shotgun sequence:
- the LOC103001522 gene encoding anthrax toxin receptor-like has product MSFITYSTLGHTLMKLTSDRNEIRDGLSRLQNIVPSGATHMQEGFKKANEQIERVYSKNSSASSLIITLTTGPLLPTTLRETKSEADKARDMGAKVYCLGVKDYKKDQLHDIVERKDQMYGIDEFKSLEKLVTSLVENSCMEVMAGDTYFLCLGEAYEVTFFASGLDQKRKDEIVCRYELGFSKVYDKKPTFMNQEKLICPGHTFDKAGQEVFIDYSLDNGVTFVGEDLKIAGKDCVNDRVGLSLPQWMEAETSWGDEHETVEPPAVPTTTTVTTVPTTVRTSRTTTRTTTTPTPTTVRTSRTTTRTTTTPMPTTVRTSRTTTRTTTTTMTTKTTVPTTVTMTTTVTTVVTTTVTTVVTEEETTVPMVVTQSPVPSSPLLYPTLILSLVVIPLLLVCICCCKRIIKERPPAQKSEKKPCPVQTRVIVSCCGCQEDRIKQMEGKLDTFYDFVQHCSQVPLMWCPPRDTGRCTNFTLMNPHCTQMFCGPKICLQPSQECFPLSSCCSHGQHLPPTRSQSLSRMLPLIPPTAWKLCRSTLSLPPP; this is encoded by the exons ATGTCCTTCATCACCTACTCCACACTGGGTCACACCCTCATGAAGCTCACCTCAGACAG gaATGAAATTCGTGACGGTCTTAGCAGACTTCAGAATATAGTACCTAGTGGAGCCACACACATGCAGGAAGGATTTAAAAAG GCAAATGAGCAGATTGAAAGAGTTTACTCCAAAA ACAGCAGTGCTTCCAGCCTGATTATCACtctgaccactggaccactgcTACCAACGACATTACGGGAAACTAAGAGTGAA gctGACAAAGCTCGGGATATGGGGGCCAAAGTTTACTGCCTGGGTGTAAAAGATTATAAGAAAGACCAG CTGCATGATATTGTAGAAAGAAAAGACCAAATGTATGGGATAGACGAATTCAAGTCCCTGGAAAAGCTTGTTACCTCG CTGGTGGAAAATTCCTGTATGGAAGTGATGGCTGGGGACACTTACTTTCTCTGTTTAGGAG AAGCCTACGAAGTGACATTTTTTGCATCTGGCCTAGATCAAAAAAGGAAGGATGAAATTGTTTGCAGATATGAGTTGGGCTTCAGCAAAGTCTATG ATAAAAAACCCACCTTTATGaatcaagaaaaattaatttgccCAGGACATACATTTGACAAGGCTGGACA GGAGGTCTTCATCGATTACAGCCTGGACAATGGTGTCACCTTCGTAGGCGAAGACCTGAAAATTGCCGGCAAGGACTGTGTGAATGACAGGGTAGGCCTGAGCCTCCCTCAGTGGATGGAGGCAGAGACATCCTGGGGAGATGAG CATGAGACTGTGGAGCCCCCAGCTGTCCCAACTACAACCACAGTGACCACAGTGCCTACCACTGTCAGGACCAGTAGGACGACGACAAGGACGACGACGACCCCAACGCCTACAACTGTCAGGACCAGTAGGACGACGACGAGGACGACGACGACCCCAATGCCTACAACTGTCAGGACCAGTAGGACGACGACAAGGACGACGACCACAACGATGACAACGAAGACCACAGTGCCTACCACTGTCACCATGACAACTACCGTGACAACTGTTGTCACAACCACAGTGACTACAGTTGTCACAGAGGAGGAGACCACAGTGCCCATGGTTGTCACCCAGAGCCCAGTTCCCAGCAGTCCTCTCTTGTACCCTACACTCATCCTGTCCCTGGTCGTGATACCGTTGCTGCTTGTCTGCATCTGCTGCTGCAAGAGG ATCATCAAGGAGCGACCACCAGCccagaaatcagaaaaa aagCCATGCCCTGTACAGACCAGGGTGATTGTCTCCTGCTGTGGGTGCCAAGAAGACAGGATAAAACAGATGGAG GGAAAACTGGATACTTTTTACGACTTTGTCCAGCACTGCAGCCAGGTGCCATTGATGTGGTGTCCGCCCAGGGACACG GGGAGGTGCACCAATTTCACCTTAATGAATCCCCACTGCACACAAATGTTCTGCGGCCCAAAGATCTGCCTTCAACCCAGCCAGGAGTGCTTCCCCCTCAGTAGCTGCTGTTCACATGGTCAACATCTCCCACCCACACGCTCTCAGTCACTCTCCAGGATGCTGCCGCTGATCCCTCCTACTGCCTGGAAGCTCTGCAGAAGTACTTTGTCACTCCCACCCCCATAG